CGAGATGGACGCCATCGCGATCTCGCATTGTCATCATGACCATGTGGGGTCGCTCCCGGTGGCGGTGCGGCGGTTTCCGCGGGCGCATGTGATGATGCCGGAGTTGAGTTACTTCATCGTCGAGCGGGTGCTGCATAATTCCGTCAACGTCATGACCAAGCAGCGCGACGAGGTGGGCATCCGGGAGTATCCCCTCTATACCCACAACGAGGTGGACGACATCGCCTCGATTTTTCAGGGGTTTCGGTACAACCGGGAGATTGAGTGGGCGGCTTTTCACAAGAGCCGGACCGGCCAGAATTCCCCGACGCTTGAGTTTTTTGATGCCGGCCATTGTCTGGGTTCCGCGGGCTTGCTGGTGCGCGGCCGGAAGGAAACCCTGTTTTACACCGGCGACGTCTCCTTTTGCGAACAGACGCTTTTGAAAGGAGCTCGCTTCGAAGGTGTGCGGGCCGATGTGCTCATCATGGAGACCACGCGGGGCAGCCATCCGACGAGCCAGCGGACTCGCGCCGAGGAGACGGGGCGGCTGGCTGCGGCCATTCACTCCGTGCTGGCCCGCAAGGGCAGCGTGTTGATTCCGACATTCGCCCTGGGCCGGACCCAGGAAATCCTCGCCTTGCTGGCGCTGTTGATGCGGGAGGGAAAATTGAAGCGGCAGCCCGTTTACATCGGGGGCTTGGGCCGGGTGTTTACCGAGATTTACGATCTGCAAGCCGACCGCACGCATCGCAATCACCGCCACTTGCAACTGCACGAGTCTCTGGATCTGGTGGTGCTCTCTAAGCCCGAACTCGATCGCATCAAGCTGGGGAGCGGACGGATTTTTGTGATGACCGCTGGCATGATGAACGAGCACACCGCGGCTCACGACCTGGCCGTTCGCATGCTGGGCGAGGAAAAGCACGCCATCTATTTTGTGGGTTATGCCGATCCCCAGAGCCCCGGCGGCCGCGTCAAAGCTTCCGGCCATGGACAAACGTTTATTATGAGCGGATCGGCGGGAGAAGTGACGCGTCGATGCCAGTTGGACTC
This genomic interval from Verrucomicrobiota bacterium contains the following:
- a CDS encoding MBL fold metallo-hydrolase, with amino-acid sequence MKVANLNPQSDIGASSWLLEMDGHRLLMDAGVHPKKEGLEGLPLYDRIEGREMDAIAISHCHHDHVGSLPVAVRRFPRAHVMMPELSYFIVERVLHNSVNVMTKQRDEVGIREYPLYTHNEVDDIASIFQGFRYNREIEWAAFHKSRTGQNSPTLEFFDAGHCLGSAGLLVRGRKETLFYTGDVSFCEQTLLKGARFEGVRADVLIMETTRGSHPTSQRTRAEETGRLAAAIHSVLARKGSVLIPTFALGRTQEILALLALLMREGKLKRQPVYIGGLGRVFTEIYDLQADRTHRNHRHLQLHESLDLVVLSKPELDRIKLGSGRIFVMTAGMMNEHTAAHDLAVRMLGEEKHAIYFVGYADPQSPGGRVKASGHGQTFIMSGSAGEVTRRCQLDSFDLTAHANREELLEFVGEVEPQKVILGHGDDAAREWFKAQIRTQYPKIRILDPAPGETLSL